Sequence from the Zeugodacus cucurbitae isolate PBARC_wt_2022May chromosome 2, idZeuCucr1.2, whole genome shotgun sequence genome:
TTCTTGCATTTCACGTAAAATTACAGATCGTTCGCGTTCGATTTCAGATTcacccaattttgaattttggatGATATCAGCCAAGATTTCCACAGCTTTTGGTACATCCTTCGACAGACACTTAGCGTAGAACACAGTTTGCTCGCGAGATGTATAGGCATTCAAATGAGCACCCAAATTTTCAACTTCTAATTCCAAATCGGTTTGGGAACGTTTAGCGGTACCCTAATacacacaaaatttaatatttttggaaatattttttattagatttgaaATCAAATCTTACTTTGAAAGCCATGTGTTCCAAGAAGTGTGCAACACCATTGTTCTTTTCGTTTTCGGAACGTGAACCTGCATCAATCCACAGACCAACAGTAGCAGTCGCTGCTCCGGAATCTTCGCTAGCAACACGTAGACCATTATCCAAACGAGTCACCTGGGTGGCTGGAATATTCACGAGGGTTTTCTTAAGGCTTGCTGTTGCCTTGTAGCGCTATCATGAAATTAGACAATAACCGACGAAAATCAATATACATAcgacacataacctcaaatataaAGTATTACTTTACACATAAAGTGTTAAATAACATTTCAGTTGAAAATCATattgcacaaatatttttataatgatatctAATATAATTGGAAAAAGTCTATGTGTGGTTCGAATGTTTTATCACTTTTTCACATTACGTAATGCTAAGGAACCTATTTTACGCACactttttaaaaatcacttactTTTAAAAGCTCAGCTCCCCTAGAGAGCTGGCGTAAATTTTGTGAAACAGAGAGCACTCGCAACGCCattgtttcaattaattttttaaatgaatttgcttaaattttattaaacaattcgcCCTCGACGATCTTACATGAACCAGACAGGCAATTGGGCTTGAAGTTGGCTGCTTTTctcgtaaaaaattatattgtcaAAATGGGGTACGTTAAGTCAATGCCAGAACTATTGCAAATGTCatatgttgttattattgcttttcACTTGTTCTTCCACTTTCTTCGAcgacaacaaaacaaatttgacATTTGTACACTCGAGCAGGATTTTTCTACACGAATTTAAAAGAGTTTATAGTGaatgaagtttttgaaaaattctgcTGAACGGGTAATCAAATTTACAattgaaagttaaaaaagaGTAAAGTGTTTATGCAAAGTTCGTTTGAGGTACTGGAATACGATTGCTTGAAATGGCTGGGAATTTCTGGCAGAGTTCTCACTCGCAGCAGTGGATACTAGATCGGCAGGACCTCATACGCGAGAGACAATATGATCTGCAAGTGCTTAGTGAGGATGAGTATCAAAAGATATTCATTTTCTTCGCTAACGTCATACAAGTACTGGGCGAACAATTGAAGCTACGGCAACAGGTTATTGCTACAGCGACTGTTTACTTCAAACGATTCTATGCACGAAACTCTCTAAAAAACATCGATCCATTATTGTTGGCTCCTACGTGCATATTGCTCGCTTCTAAGGTAGAGGAATTCGGGGTTATATCAAATTCCCGTTTAATCACTATTTGTCAGTCTGTGATCAAATCGAAATTCAGCTACGCCTATACACAAGAGTTCCCTTATCGGACAAATCATGTTTTGGAGTGCGAATTCTATTTGCTTGAAAACTTGGACTGCTGTTTAATTGTCTATCAACCATATCGTCCACTACTGCAATTAGTACAAGATATGGGACAGGAGGAGCAATTGCTAACTCTAAGCTGGCGCATAGTCAATGATTCTTTGCGTACAGATGTATGCTTGCTATATCCTCCGTACCAGGT
This genomic interval carries:
- the LOC105218268 gene encoding cyclin-C, translating into MAGNFWQSSHSQQWILDRQDLIRERQYDLQVLSEDEYQKIFIFFANVIQVLGEQLKLRQQVIATATVYFKRFYARNSLKNIDPLLLAPTCILLASKVEEFGVISNSRLITICQSVIKSKFSYAYTQEFPYRTNHVLECEFYLLENLDCCLIVYQPYRPLLQLVQDMGQEEQLLTLSWRIVNDSLRTDVCLLYPPYQIAIACLQIACVILQKDSMKTWFAELNVDLEKVQEIVRAIVNLYELWKDWKEKDEIQMLLSKIPKPKPAPQR